A segment of the Aureimonas sp. SA4125 genome:
ACCTGCGCGACGCGGTTACGCTAGACGCGCTGAAGACGCTGATCCGCACCGCCGACGTCCTGGTCGAGAACTTTCGTCCGGGCACGCTGGAAAAGATGGGGCTCGCCCCCGATACGCTGCTCGAACTCAATCCCGAGCTGATCGTCGTGCGGATATCCGGCTTCGGACAGACCGGCCCCTATGCCCATCTCCCCGGCTTCGGCACGCTGGTCGAGGCGATGAGCGGCTTTGCGGCCCGCACCGGCTTTCCCGATCGCGAGCCGGTCCTGCCGCCGCTGGCGCTGGCCGACATGATCTCCGGCATGTTCGGCGCGCAGGCCACCACCATGGCGCTGCTCGCCCGCGAGAAGGGCATGGCGCACGGCCAGGTCATCGACCTCTCGCTGCTCGAGCCGATCTTCGCCGTGCTCGGGCCCGAAGCCTCGATCCACCGTGTCACCGGCAAGGTCAAGGAGCGCGTCGGCAGCGGCTCCAATACTGTCTCGCCGCGCAATATCTACCGCTGCCGCGATGGCAGGTTCGTCGCCCTCTCCGGCTCCATGCAAGCGGTGACGATGCGCATCTTCGACATTATCGGCCATCCCGAGATGAAGACCGATCCGCGCTTTGCCACCAACGGCGAGCGCGTCCGCAACCGCCTTCTGGTGGATGCCGCCGTCGGCGCCTGGTTTGCCGAGCGCGACCGCGACGAGGCCCTGGCCGTCATGCGCGAAGCCGGGGCGACGGTCGGCCCGGTCTTCGACATCGCCGACATCGCGGCGGACCGGCATTTCGAGGAGCGCGAGATTTTCGTCGAGGTCGAAGACGCCGACAACGGATCGCTGCCGATGCACAATATCGTGCCGCGGCTCTCCGCCACCCCCGGCGTCTGGAGGCGGCCGGCGCCGTCGCTGGGCGAGCACAACGTTGAAATCCTCAGCGAAATCGGCCTCGATGCCGACGCCATCGCCGCTATCGCTGCAGCCATCCAGGCGACGCCATGATCCGCTCCCTGCTCTACGTTCCCGGCAGCAGCCCCAAATTCATCGCCAAGGCGCACGAGCGCGGCGCCGATGCGGTCATCGTCGATCTCGAGGACGCGGTCGCGCCCTCGGAAAAGACGTCCGCCCGCGAAGCCCTGCCGGAAACCGTGCGAAGCGTCGGCCGCAACGGCGCCATGACCTTCGTGCGCGTCAACAATTCCGACGACCGCCTTCTGCCGGATGCTGCCGCCGCCTGCCGGGCGGGCGCCGACGGGCTCTACGTCCCGAAGGTCACCTCGCCGGGCCTCTTGGACGCCATCGCCCGCCACATCGCTCCGATCGAGGTGGAGCTTGGCCGCAAGCCGATGGTCTTTGTGCCGCTGATCGAGGATCCAGGTTCCGTGTTCGACGCTCGGCCGATCGCTGGGCACGAGCGCGTTCTCGCCATCAGTGCCGGCGCCGAGGATCTCGCCACCGCCATGGGCGCTCTGCCGACGCCCGAGGTGCTGAAGCTGCCGAAGCAGCTGATCCACATGGCGGCGAAGGCGGCGGGGGTCCTGTCCTTTGGTCTCCTGCGCACGGTCGCCGACTACAGTGACGTCGAGGGCATGCGGGTCGCCGTCCGCGAGGCCCGCGACTTCGGCTTCGATGGCGCGAGCTGCATCCATCCGAGCGTCGTCGCCATCCTCAACGAGGCCTTCGCCCCGTCCGAGGCGGAGATCGCCTGGGCCCGCAAGGTGGTTGCGGCCAATGCCGAGGCCGCGGCCGCCGGCACGGGCGCCTTCACCCTCGACGGCCGCTTCGTCGACGCGCCGGTCGTCACCCGCGCCGAAGCCGTCATCGCCCTCTCCAAACGCCTCTAGACTTTCCGTCAAGGAGCCCTCGCCATGCCGAGCGAAACCCCCAACGGCAGCGGCCGCAGCCGGCGGATTTTGGTGACCCACACCCAGATCGCCCCGAGCGCCCTGGCACTGCTGAATGCCAACGACATCGACGTCTTCTTCTCGCCGCCTTACGATGCGCCGGACGTCGTCGCGGCGCGGGCCCGGGATCTGGGCGTCGACGCCATCATGGTGCGCCAGGGCAAGGTCAACGACCTCGTCATCTCAGCCTCGCCGAAGCTGAAGGTGATCGTCAAGCACGGCGTCGGCATCGACAACATCGACCTGCGCGCCGCCGCCGCCCGCGGCATTCCGGTGCTGCGCTCGCTCGGCTCCAACTCTCTGGCCGTGGCCGAGCACGCCATCGCCCTCGCGCTGACGCTGATCAAAGAGGTCCTGCCGCTGGACCGGGCGGTGAAGGCTGGCGAATGGCCGAAGCCGACCTTCATCGGCCGCGACATCGCCGGGTCGCTGATCGGCCTCGTCGGCTTCGGCGCCATCGGCCGCCATACGGCGCGCCTCGCCGAGGCGCTCGGCATGGAGGTCAGCGTCTACGACCCGATGGCCTCCATGGCGATTACGGCGGCCGGCTACACCGAAGCCAAGGCCGTCGACGACCTCGTCGCGGCGGCCGACATCGTCAGCCTGCACTGCCCGTTGACGGTCGAGACCCGGCACCTGATCGACGCCCGCCGGCTGGCGCTGATGAAGCCGACGGCGCTGGTCGTCAACACCGCCCGCGGCGGCATCATCGACGAGACCGCCCTGGCAGAGGCTCTGGCGCAAAAGCGCATCGCAGGCGCTGCGCTCGACAGTTTCGCCGCCGAGCCGCCGCCGGCGGACAGCCCGTTCTGGGCGCTCGGCACGCTGGTCGCCACGCCGCACATCGGCGGCGTCACCACGGGATCGGCCCGGTCGATGGCCGAGATCGCCGCCCGCCACATCATCGACGTGCTCGACGGCAAGGCGCCGGACGAAGCCAGCCTGTCGCATGCCGATACCCTCGCCGCCTGACCCTTCGAAAAAGGAACCACCACCATGCCCGTAGGCTTCAGAATCAACCGCAGCTGGACCCGCGTCGACACCGCCACCGTCGACAGTTTTCGTGCTTTGCCGGTTGCCAATGTCAGCGATGCGATGTCGCGCCTCTCTTCCGCCGGCCCGCGCCTCAGACCGATGCACCGGAGCGGCACCCTCGCCGGTCCTGCGCTAACTGTCCGCTCGCGCCCCGGCGACAACCTCATGCTGCACAAGGCGATCGACATGGCCGAGCCCGGCGACGTCATCGTCATGGACGCCGGCGGCGACCTCACCAATTCGCTGATGGGCGAACTGATGCTGGCGCATGCGATCAAGCGCGGTGTCGGCGGCTTCGTGCTCTATGGCGCGGTGCGTGACGCCGAGGCTTTCCTTGCTCGCAACCTTCCGGTCTTTGCACTCGGCGTCAACCATCGCGGCCCCTACCGCGACGGTCCGGGCGAGATCGGCTACGCGATCGCTTTCGACGGCATGAGCATCGCCCCCGGCGACCTGGTGCTGGGTGACATGGACGGCGTCCTCTCGGTCGCCTATGGCGACACCCCGGCCGTCCTGGCCGGCGCGCAGAAGAAGCACCAGGGCGAGACGCGGCAGATGGAAGAGACCGAGGCCGGCACGTTCGACCGGTCCTGGGTCGATAAGGCACTGGAGCGTGGGGGCTGCACCTATTCGGGGTAAGGCGGCGGGGCCCAAGGTAAGTCCAGACAGGCTTCATCCGATTAAGAGCCGACGGTGTAGCGCGACGAAGCATTAGCCGACACCGTTCCGCAGGCAAACGACATGGTGTCGCCGGGCTGCCTCCCCTCTGCTTCAGCACAAGGCGACGATGACGGCGAAAGCGCCTTCATCCGGCAGCCGCGAAAGCCGAGCCAAGGGCCGTCTGTCTGGTCCAACGCGACCTTGGCATTGGAATCCGCGGATTACCGCGGCCTCTACAGCATGACCTCGACCTTCCATCGGA
Coding sequences within it:
- a CDS encoding CoA transferase; this translates as MSTNKPVILFDAAARGPLSGVRVVDLSRLVAGNMLTLQLADFGADVIKIEPPSGDSLRDWKDDGQSLHWKTYARNKRSLVMNLRDAVTLDALKTLIRTADVLVENFRPGTLEKMGLAPDTLLELNPELIVVRISGFGQTGPYAHLPGFGTLVEAMSGFAARTGFPDREPVLPPLALADMISGMFGAQATTMALLAREKGMAHGQVIDLSLLEPIFAVLGPEASIHRVTGKVKERVGSGSNTVSPRNIYRCRDGRFVALSGSMQAVTMRIFDIIGHPEMKTDPRFATNGERVRNRLLVDAAVGAWFAERDRDEALAVMREAGATVGPVFDIADIAADRHFEEREIFVEVEDADNGSLPMHNIVPRLSATPGVWRRPAPSLGEHNVEILSEIGLDADAIAAIAAAIQATP
- a CDS encoding CoA ester lyase, with amino-acid sequence MIRSLLYVPGSSPKFIAKAHERGADAVIVDLEDAVAPSEKTSAREALPETVRSVGRNGAMTFVRVNNSDDRLLPDAAAACRAGADGLYVPKVTSPGLLDAIARHIAPIEVELGRKPMVFVPLIEDPGSVFDARPIAGHERVLAISAGAEDLATAMGALPTPEVLKLPKQLIHMAAKAAGVLSFGLLRTVADYSDVEGMRVAVREARDFGFDGASCIHPSVVAILNEAFAPSEAEIAWARKVVAANAEAAAAGTGAFTLDGRFVDAPVVTRAEAVIALSKRL
- a CDS encoding hydroxyacid dehydrogenase, which gives rise to MPSETPNGSGRSRRILVTHTQIAPSALALLNANDIDVFFSPPYDAPDVVAARARDLGVDAIMVRQGKVNDLVISASPKLKVIVKHGVGIDNIDLRAAAARGIPVLRSLGSNSLAVAEHAIALALTLIKEVLPLDRAVKAGEWPKPTFIGRDIAGSLIGLVGFGAIGRHTARLAEALGMEVSVYDPMASMAITAAGYTEAKAVDDLVAAADIVSLHCPLTVETRHLIDARRLALMKPTALVVNTARGGIIDETALAEALAQKRIAGAALDSFAAEPPPADSPFWALGTLVATPHIGGVTTGSARSMAEIAARHIIDVLDGKAPDEASLSHADTLAA
- a CDS encoding RraA family protein; the protein is MPVGFRINRSWTRVDTATVDSFRALPVANVSDAMSRLSSAGPRLRPMHRSGTLAGPALTVRSRPGDNLMLHKAIDMAEPGDVIVMDAGGDLTNSLMGELMLAHAIKRGVGGFVLYGAVRDAEAFLARNLPVFALGVNHRGPYRDGPGEIGYAIAFDGMSIAPGDLVLGDMDGVLSVAYGDTPAVLAGAQKKHQGETRQMEETEAGTFDRSWVDKALERGGCTYSG